A genomic region of Tsukamurella pulmonis contains the following coding sequences:
- a CDS encoding TetR/AcrR family transcriptional regulator yields the protein MDAEQQRAAVLEAAEKLFYGKGIQAVGMDEIRTAAGVSLKAIYKLFPSKDALVAQVLTIRDRRWTDGLHKYVDKARTPEAKILAVFDWLEEMFADNDFRGCSFINSYGELGATSPTVADAAQHNKACYQDELSALVADAGLPDRVAVQIGLLTEGALTTAAILGPDGVVDGAREAAAVLIGAQR from the coding sequence ATGGATGCCGAGCAGCAGCGCGCAGCCGTGCTGGAGGCCGCCGAGAAGCTGTTCTACGGCAAGGGGATCCAGGCCGTGGGCATGGACGAGATCCGCACCGCGGCCGGCGTCTCGCTCAAGGCGATCTACAAGCTCTTCCCGTCGAAGGACGCCCTCGTCGCGCAGGTGTTGACGATCCGCGACCGGCGCTGGACCGACGGCCTGCACAAGTACGTCGACAAGGCCCGCACCCCCGAGGCGAAGATCCTGGCGGTCTTCGACTGGCTCGAGGAGATGTTCGCGGACAACGACTTCCGAGGCTGTTCGTTCATCAACAGCTACGGTGAGCTCGGCGCCACCTCGCCCACCGTCGCCGACGCCGCGCAGCACAACAAGGCCTGCTACCAGGACGAGCTCTCGGCGCTGGTGGCCGACGCGGGCCTTCCGGACCGCGTCGCGGTGCAGATCGGGCTGCTCACCGAGGGGGCGCTGACCACCGCGGCGATCCTGGGCCCGGACGGCGTGGTCGACGGTGCGCGCGAGGCCGCCGCGGTGCTGATCGGCGCGCAGCGATGA
- the metA gene encoding homoserine O-acetyltransferase MetA encodes MPVTVPRDLPAAAVLEAEQVFVMSDVRAAHQDIRPLQIAILNLMPMKVATETQLLRLLGNTPLQVEVTLLRTASHVSRTTPSEHLESFYSTFDEVADRHFDGMIVTGAPIERLPFEDVDYWPEMTRILDWTRTNVQSTMHVCWGAQAALYHHYGVGKHEVSQKISGVFPHRLTGTRSPILTGFDDEFLAPHSRHTDVHAADVEATGAVDVLAVSDEAGMYLAATADGRQVFVTGHPEYDADTLALEYRRDSGQGLEVAVPAHYFPGDDPAAVPLSRWRSHGQLLYANWLNRCVYQETPFAPAD; translated from the coding sequence ATGCCTGTCACCGTGCCCCGCGACCTGCCCGCCGCCGCAGTCCTCGAGGCGGAGCAGGTCTTCGTCATGTCCGACGTGCGCGCCGCGCACCAGGACATCCGCCCCCTGCAGATCGCCATCCTCAACCTGATGCCGATGAAGGTCGCCACGGAGACCCAACTGCTCCGGCTGCTGGGGAACACGCCCCTGCAGGTCGAGGTCACACTGCTGCGCACGGCCAGCCACGTCTCGCGGACCACGCCGTCCGAGCATCTCGAATCGTTCTACTCGACCTTCGACGAGGTGGCCGATCGGCACTTCGACGGCATGATCGTCACCGGCGCGCCCATCGAGCGGCTGCCCTTCGAGGACGTCGACTACTGGCCGGAGATGACCAGGATCCTCGACTGGACGCGCACCAACGTGCAGTCCACGATGCACGTGTGCTGGGGCGCGCAGGCAGCGCTCTACCACCACTACGGCGTGGGCAAGCACGAGGTATCGCAGAAGATCTCCGGGGTCTTCCCACACCGTCTGACCGGGACGCGCTCGCCGATCCTCACCGGTTTCGACGACGAGTTCCTCGCGCCGCACTCACGGCACACCGATGTCCACGCCGCCGACGTCGAGGCCACCGGCGCCGTCGACGTGCTCGCGGTGAGCGACGAGGCGGGCATGTACCTCGCGGCCACCGCCGACGGCCGCCAGGTCTTCGTCACCGGACATCCCGAGTACGACGCCGACACGCTCGCGCTCGAGTACCGCCGCGACAGCGGGCAGGGGCTCGAGGTGGCGGTGCCCGCGCACTACTTCCCGGGCGACGACCCCGCGGCCGTGCCGCTGAGCCGCTGGCGCAGCCACGGGCAGCTCCTGTACGCCAACTGGCTCAATCGCTGCGTCTACCAGGAGACGCCGTTCGCGCCGGCGGACTGA